A genomic region of Anas acuta chromosome 1, bAnaAcu1.1, whole genome shotgun sequence contains the following coding sequences:
- the EXOSC8 gene encoding exosome complex component RRP43, giving the protein MATAFKTVEPLEYYRRFLKENCRPDGRELGEFRATTVNIGSITTADGSALVKLGNTTVICGVKAELAAPAVDSANKGYIVPNVELPSLCSTRFRSGPPGEEAQAASQFIADVIENSQIIAKEDLCIANGKLAWVLYCDIICLDYDGNILDASVFALLAALKNVQLPSVTINEETGLSEVNLKQKNPLVIRKHPVATSFAIFDDTLLIVDPTAEEEDLATGTVTVVTDEEDRLCSVHKPGGSPLTGAKLQDCITRAITRHKEVKKLIDKVTKSIKPN; this is encoded by the exons ATGGCGACGGCGTTCAA GACAGTGGAACCGTTGGAATACTATAGAAGATTTCTG AAAGAGAACTGTCGACCTGATGGGAGGGAGCTAGGTGAATTCCGGGCAACCACTGTCAACATAG GTTCAATTACAACTGCAGACGGGTCTGCCCTGGTGAAATTGGGAAATACGACAGTAATTTGTGGAGTTAAAGCG GAACTTGCTGCACCTGCAGTAGATTCTGCTAATAAAGGATATATTG TTCCAAATGTAGAACTGCCATCCCTCTGTTCAACAAGGTTTCGCTCTGGACCTCCTGGCGAAGAGGCTCAAGCAGCAAGCCAGTTCATTGCCGATGTGATTGAAAA ttcacAGATAATAGCGAAAGAAGATCTGTGCATTGCAAATGGCAAG CTTGCTTGGGTGTTATACTGTGACATCATATGTCTGGACTACGATGGAAACATCTTGGATGCCAGTGTCTTTGCTTTGTtagcagcattaaaaaatg TCCAGTTGCCATCTGTTACTATAAATGAAGAAACTGGTTTGTCAgaagttaatttaaaacagaagaatccCCTGGTTATCAGAAAGCATCCAGTTGCCACCTCCTTTGCTATATTTGATGA caCATTACTCATAGTTGATCCAACTGCTGAAGAAGAAGACTTAGCAACTGGAACAGTAACTGTTGTAACTGATGAAGAAGACAGACTCTGTTCCGTCCATAAGCCAG GTGGAAGTCCTCTGACAGGTGCCAAGCTTCAGGACTGTATCACCAGAGCCATAACAAGACACAAAGAAGTGAAGAAGCTGATAGACAAAGTAACAAAAAGCATAAAGCCCAACTGA